In the genome of Apostichopus japonicus isolate 1M-3 chromosome 15, ASM3797524v1, whole genome shotgun sequence, one region contains:
- the LOC139981542 gene encoding leukocyte cysteine proteinase inhibitor 1-like, translating to MSLTKEERPSLGSISEPFNATMEQQALLAKIKPHVEKAAKTTFQTFETHLCCTQIVSGVMYFFKVHIGGEKYIHVKALKTLPIDADGVEFKGYQDNKTKDDLIIYF from the exons ATGAGTCTGACAAAGGAAGAACGCCCCAGCCTTGGTAGCATTTCGGAACCGTTTAATGCGACTATGGAACAGCAGGCGTTGCTGGCCAAG ATTAAACCACATGTCGAGAAAGCGGCTAAAACAACCTTTCAAACGTTTGAAACACACCTTTGCTGTACTCAGATTGTGAGCGGAGTCATGTATTTCTTCAAG gtaCATATCGGAGGTGAAAAGTACATTCACGTTAAAGCGTTGAAGACATTACCAATAGATGCGGACGGTGTGGAGTTCAAGGGGTACCAGGACAATAAGACCAAAGATGACCTTATCATTTACTTCTAA
- the LOC139981494 gene encoding uncharacterized protein, with the protein MHRDELVIVLFTVVIMAEAKVCYRYQRLVNGHFRWAIAPEDETHNCTSYRLGGVSLEQSKSPVGQDTATERDETPFNRITTSSHSSEVARDTSTTYVSPSDVDSSTGLAGCNVFIAEVKNYSIAKNACREIGGNIFGYEHLQPSTSAEATFHDLMSTHELSSCIGVWVDIIRKSENGLNEFEWNGGPDFQQNDSWWNDGQPNNYPAPQDCVTCIPTSNWKLEDKQCTNAYCTLCLDARCG; encoded by the exons ATGCATCGAGACGAACTCGTGATCGTCCTTTTTACAGTTGTGATCATGGCAGAGG CTAAGGTTTGTTACAGGTATCAACGATTAGTTAATGGACATTTCAGATGGGCTATTGCACCAGAGGATGAGACACATAATTGCACATCATATCGTCTTGGAGGCGTCTCACTTGAACAATCGAAATCTCCCGTTGGCCAAGATACAGCAACTG AAAGAGATGAAACACCATTCAATAGAATAACAACTTCTAGTCATTCATCGGAGGTAGCAAGAGACACATCCACGACATATGTTAGTCCCTCTGATGTCGACTCATCTACCGGTCTAGCTG GTTGCAACGTTTTCATTGCTGAGGTAAAGAACTATTCCATTGCAAAGAACGCCTGCCGAGAAATTGGAGGAAACATATTCGGTTATGAGCATTTGCAGCCTAGTACCTCCGCAGAG GCGACATTCCATGATCTGATGAGCACACATGAACTATCTTCCTGCATTGGAGTATGGGTTGATATTATTCGAAAAAGTGAAAATGGCCTAAATGAATTCGAATGGAATGGCGGGCCCGATTTCCAACAAAATGATAG TTGGTGGAATGACGGCCAACCTAATAATTATCCAGCACCGCAGGACTGTGTGACATGTATACCAACCAGCAATTGGAAGCTCGAAGACAAACAGTGTACTAATGCATATTGTACATTGTGCTTAGATGCAAGATGTGGCTAG